GGGCCGTCGGCTAGGAGGAGCAGCCGTCAGCTCTTGGGTGAAATAGATGGCTTCGCAGCGGCCGTTGAATCCTGTCAGGTCGTGCAAAGCAAGCGTGATCTCCGGCTTACTGATCTCCACAACTCCGCCGTCCTGCCAGTGCCATTGGCTTCCGCTGTCGCCGAAGATGGTCTTGAGCGGGTTCCGGTCAATGAGCAGTTGAAATCTTCCGGGCGCACCAGGAGCCTTCCAGCGGGCCACCCAATCCATGGTGCGCACCCAAACGCGCCATTTCCCTTTTTGCGGGAAGCGGACCAGGCTCGTGGCATTCGCCACCGGAACACCCAGTCCATGGGCCATCAGATAGGGAGAACCCATGGTGTCAATGAACTGGGTGTCCAGCAGCCATCCGCCGGTTTGATCAAAACCGGCCGCTGCCACCATCAGGTCGGCTGAGGTCGGATTCACACGCGCAGCGCCGGCCACGCTCCACCCGGAGACTGCTAAAATCGATTTCAGCATTTCTCGGCGATTGAGCATCACAGTTTTCAAGCGGGTTTGCTGTCAGAATAACCATGAACGTTTAATCAATGCAACCGACACAGCCATGGCCGGCTCTTCCAATCACGCAAGAGAATATTTCGCGCCGATATAGCTTTATAAAATACTGATAGTCAGAGGGTTCGCTCGCAACGGCAATTTTTAGGTTTTTGGTGAATAGCGCCTCATGGGCGTTTGTTACTCGCAATGCTGTGATTGTTCTGACGCCAGGATTTCGGCACAGGCTCAGACCCGGTCCGGAACCACGAAGGGTTCGCGGTAATTCCGTTTCAGCATCGTGTTTGCTTCATCGTCATCGATCACCCGTTCCTTCTGCGGATCCCAATCCAGAGAACGGCCGAGCTGCGCGGACATGTTGGCCAGATGCATCAGGGTGCAGCTGTAATGGCCATCCACAACGCTTCCCCGGTCGATGAGCAGGTCCGGATCATTGGCGCGAATGGCGTCGATGAACAACTGATAATGATCCAGATCTGCGGGATTGGTTGCTTTTCCTGAGGGCCCGGGTTCGCGCTTTTTGCCGAGAAAGGTTTTGAACCAGCTGGAGTGCATCACCATATAGCCTTCTGAGCCGTAAAAGAGGTTGCCGATTACATTGGCGTCGCTGGTCATATAGCCGGTGGCCTGGTCGTCCACAAAGCTCGAGGCCAGGTCGCCTTCATTGTTGGTGATCCAATGCCTGACTTCAAACTGCAGCATTTTCTTTTTATCGCCTCCCCGGGTTTCCGCAGGAAACTCAAAGACGGCGATTTGGCTGTTTGGCGTGGTTTGCGCGTCGTCGAACATAAAATGTCCGCCGAGAGACATGACCTTGGTGGGCATCTCCACGCCAAGGCCCCATCGGGCGATGTCCATCTCGTGAATCCCCTGATTGCCGATATCCCCGTTGCCGTAATCAAAATTCCAGTGCCAGTTGTAATGAAACCGGTTTGGATTAAACGGACGCAGTTGCGCCGGTCCTTGCCACAGGTTATAGTCGACTTTTTTCAGGTAGGCTTCCGTAAAAGGGGGCTTGGCGTCGCTTTCGGGGGTGAATCTGAACACTTGCCCTTCCTGCATGGGGCCATCTGGATACTCGCCGATGCTGTTGCGCCATTTGTAGCACACTCCCTTGGCCATGTACACTTCGCCGATGACGCCTTCCCGCAGCAACTGGATGGCGGTCCTGCAGCTGTCGCAGCTTCGGCTCTCGGTGCCGTGATGGATGATGGTGCGATAGGTTTGGGCCGCTTCGATCAGTTTCCGGCCTTCAAAGATGTTGTGGGAAAAGGGTTTTTCGATGTGCGCGTGTTTTCCCGCCTGGGCCGCCCAAACGCCGGCCAGCGTATGCCAATGGTTGGGAGTGACCACGCTGATGGCGTCGATGTCTTTGCGATCCAGCACTTTCCTGACATCCTGGTAGGTTTTCGGCTTGGGATAGCCGTTGGTGGTAAGATAGTTCACCCTTTCGTCAAAAAGATTGGCGTCCACATCGCAGAGCGCTGCCACCTCGACATTTTTCAGTTGAGGGTATTTTTTGATATGGCTGTTGAACCCATGGCCGCGGATGCCTACAATGCCGATCCGCACCCGGTCATTGGCTCCTGCCCAGGACTGGGACGTGCCCCAGAGGCTGAGGCCGGTCACCAACCCCGCCGTATTCCGGCTTGCGGTT
This portion of the bacterium genome encodes:
- a CDS encoding Gfo/Idh/MocA family oxidoreductase: MDHHKPVTRRKFITTASRNTAGLVTGLSLWGTSQSWAGANDRVRIGIVGIRGHGFNSHIKKYPQLKNVEVAALCDVDANLFDERVNYLTTNGYPKPKTYQDVRKVLDRKDIDAISVVTPNHWHTLAGVWAAQAGKHAHIEKPFSHNIFEGRKLIEAAQTYRTIIHHGTESRSCDSCRTAIQLLREGVIGEVYMAKGVCYKWRNSIGEYPDGPMQEGQVFRFTPESDAKPPFTEAYLKKVDYNLWQGPAQLRPFNPNRFHYNWHWNFDYGNGDIGNQGIHEMDIARWGLGVEMPTKVMSLGGHFMFDDAQTTPNSQIAVFEFPAETRGGDKKKMLQFEVRHWITNNEGDLASSFVDDQATGYMTSDANVIGNLFYGSEGYMVMHSSWFKTFLGKKREPGPSGKATNPADLDHYQLFIDAIRANDPDLLIDRGSVVDGHYSCTLMHLANMSAQLGRSLDWDPQKERVIDDDEANTMLKRNYREPFVVPDRV